GTTCGGGATGCCGGAGGCCATGGCGCGCGCCCTCGGCTACCCGGCTTCGCCGGTGAGCATCACCGACCTCGAGCAGCTGTGCTCGAACCCGCGGGGCTGGGCGAGCGTCGGCAAGGACGTGTGGGGATCGTTCAAGATCTCCAAGACCAACCCGAACACCTCGACCACGGGCCTGTCGGCGATCCTGATGCAGTCGTACGAGGCATCCGGGAAGACCTCCGACCTGACCTCGGCCGATGTGGCTGCCGCCGCTGACTTCTCCCGCGTCTTCGAGGAGTGCGTCATCCACTACGGCGACACCACGGGCAAGGTGCTGAACACCCTGTACGACGAGACGCAGAACGGTGCCGGCGGGTCGGGCTACGTCTCGGCGGTCGCGCTCGAGGAGACCTCGCTGCTCAACTACAACCAGGGCAACCCCGACTCGCACACCGTGCAGCCCGGCGAGACGCTGAAGCCGCCGAAGGAGAAGCTCGTCGCGATCTACCCCGAGGGCGGATCGATGTGGTCGGACAACCCGATCACCGTGCTCGGCGCGGACTGGGTCACGCCGGAGCAGACCGAAGCCGGCAACGCGTTCGCCGCCTTCCTGCAGACCACCGCCGCGCAGCGCATCCTGCCCGAGTACGGCTTCCGGCCGCTGGACGAGTCGGTGCCGCTCGGCGATCTGTTCACGGGCGAGTACGGGGTGGATGCCGCGGGCCCGGCGATCACGCTCCCTCGCCCGAGCGTCGATGTCGTCTCGGCCGCGATCGACCAGTGGACGCAGATCCGCAAGCCGTCGTCGGTGCTCGAGCTCATCGACATCTCCGGATCGATGGACGACCCGATCGGCGACGGACGGTCCAAGCTCGACGGCGCGATCGAGGGTGCCCAGTCCACGCTCAGCCACTTCCGCTCCAGCGACGAGGTCGGCGTCTGGGCGTTCACGACCGATATCGAGTCCGAAGCCGGCAAGGGCATCGCGGTGCTCCGTGACGTCGAGCCCCTCGGATCGGACCGCGAGTCGCTGGACACCTCGCTCGATGACCTGCACTACGCCACGCGTCAGGGCACCCCGCTCTACGATTCCATCGCGCTCGCGTACGACAACATGGTGGCGCGGGCCGAACCCGGACGCATCAACGCGATCGTCGTACTCTCGGACGGGCAGGACACCGACTCCTCGATCTCGCTGGATTCGCTGATCGCCAAGATCTCGCAGGCCTCGCGCGAGGGCGGCGACGACGCTCCGGTGCGCATCTTCCCGATCGCCTACGGCGAGGGAGCAGACAGCTCGGCGCTGCAGCGCATCGCCGAGGCCACCGGGGGCCAGTGGTTCGATGCGTCCGACGCCGCGAAGATCGATCTCGTGTTCGCCTCGGTCATCAACAACTTCTAGGCAGCGACGATGACCCTGATCCTCACCGCCGCCGACGGGTACATCGACGAGGCGGCCGATGCTCTGGCCGCCAGCAACGTCTTCGTCTCGTCGGAAGTGAGCGGCGCGGGTGCCCTTCGCGACACGCTGCAGCAGCAGGTATCGGGCGATTCGATCGCGATCGCGGTGTTCTCGGACAACGCAGCGCTGGAGGCATCCGGTCCCGACATCGTCTCCGCGCTGGCAGGGAAGACCACCTACGACACGATCATCGTGGCCGTGGGCGACGACCTCTCCGCAGGGTCACGGGTCCTCGAGTCCGGGCGGGCGATGCAGATCGCCAACGAGGCAGAGGGCTCGGCCGGCAGCCTGACCGATGCGCTGACCGAGACGGTGATCGGCGTGCAGACCGCCGGCGACCAGAATGTGGCCATCCCCGAGGCGGGATCGGACGGCGGAGCGATCGTCGGCATCGTGCTCGCGAGCGCTGCGGTGATCGCGGCGATCAGCGTCGCTATCGGGCTGCTGGTGAGTTCGCGTCGCCGGCGGCGTGCACGCGCGGACGAGAAGCTGCCCGAGGGCGTCGAGAACCAGCTCGTCGTGCTGCGATCGCTGATCCCCGAGTACGCCGACCTCGCGGCATCCGGCGACGCGGTCGCCGCGCGAACGCGCGACGACCTCGACGCCATCGTCACCAACACGACCGAGCTGTTCTCGCGCATCGATCGGCGCAGCGCCGAAGGCCAGCTGAGCATCGCCGCCGTCGAGTACGACGACAAGCTGCGCAAGCTGACGGCCGCGGTCGGGCGCGACTATCTGCTGGACATCCTCACCCACCAGGGCCTCTGGGAAGACCCCGACGATCGCGTGCGCGAGGTGAGCGGCGCGGTCACCGCCGTCTCGGAGGAGCTCGTCGAGAACATCAAGCAGGTCAATGCGCGCAGGGGCCTGCACTTCCAGGTGTCGCTGGACGGTCTGATCGGCAAGCGCAAGGAACTGCAGGACTGGGAGCGCGAGTTCAACAGCGCGACCGGTGAGCCGGATCGCCCGCAGACGGGTGCGTAGCCGCGGATAGGATTGATGGATGCCGCGCCCTGCGCGGCGCCGCGAATCCGCACCCTCACCCGACCATTGGAGCCACCGTGGCCGAGCAGTCCCGCCTCGACAAAGTCATCGCCCTCGCCCGTCACCGCGGGTTCGTGTTCCAGGCCGGTGAGATCTACGGCGGATCCCGCTCGGCGTGGGACTACGGCCCCCTCGGCACGGAGCTGAAGGAGAACATCCGGCGCCAGTGGTGGCAGACGTTCGTCCGGGGCCGCGGCGACATGGTCGGCCTCGACTCCTCGGTCATCCTGCCCAAGCGCGTGTGGGAGGCATCCGGTCATGTCGCGACCTTCACCGACCCGCTCGTGGAGTGCCTCAGCTGCCATCGCCGCTTCCGCGCCGACAACCTGATCGAGGACTACGAGGCCCGCAAGGGGCGCCCCGCCGAGAACGGGCTGGCCGATGCGCCGTGCCCGAACTGCGGCACCCGCGGCCAGTACACCGAGCCGAAGGCGTTCTCGGGTCTGATGAAGACCTACCTCGGCGTCGTCGACGACGAGTCGGGCCTGCACTACCTGCGCCCCGAAACGGCCCAGGGCATCTTCGTGAACTTCGGCAACGTCGTGACCGCGTCGCGCAAGAAGCCGCCGTTCGGCGTCGGTCAGGTCGGAAAAGCCTTCCGCAACGAGATCACGCCCGGAAACTTCATCTTCCGCACGCGCGAGTTCGAGCAGATGGAGATCGAGTTCTTCGTGCCCCCCGCCGAGGCCCAGGAGTGGTTCGAGCACTGGGTCGAGGCGTGCTGGAACTGGTTCGTCGATCTGGGCATCGACCCCGCGCACATGCGCCGGTTCGACGTGCCCGCCGAAGACCGCGCGCACTACTCGGCCGGCACGATCGACGTCGAGTACGAGTTCGGCTTCGCCGGCAAGCAGTGGGGCGAGCTGA
This portion of the Microbacterium pygmaeum genome encodes:
- a CDS encoding glycine--tRNA ligase, encoding MAEQSRLDKVIALARHRGFVFQAGEIYGGSRSAWDYGPLGTELKENIRRQWWQTFVRGRGDMVGLDSSVILPKRVWEASGHVATFTDPLVECLSCHRRFRADNLIEDYEARKGRPAENGLADAPCPNCGTRGQYTEPKAFSGLMKTYLGVVDDESGLHYLRPETAQGIFVNFGNVVTASRKKPPFGVGQVGKAFRNEITPGNFIFRTREFEQMEIEFFVPPAEAQEWFEHWVEACWNWFVDLGIDPAHMRRFDVPAEDRAHYSAGTIDVEYEFGFAGKQWGELMGVANRTDYDLKSHSEASGQSLTYFDQASGERYTPYVIEPSFGLTRAMMAFLVDSYFEEEVPNAKGGTDTRTVLKLDPRLAPVKAAVLPLSRNEQLSPIAREVAADLRGEWNVDFDDAGAIGRRYRRQDEIGTPFCITVDFDSLEDRAVTVRDRDTMAQERVPLETLHAYLAERLRGA
- a CDS encoding substrate-binding and vWA domain-containing protein, whose protein sequence is MAPGSWRTAARSDSPLPTGSALRPRRLLALAALLTGAAVALTGCFGGGGGNGADGGTGDFIDDGCTHIVVATSSEKVNMLDALADAFKESPEHDGLDTCATVRPINVSSGDATRFLTASQDSWPNENTELWPTLWSPASTVWTERVAAAGSPALVGEPESFTRTPVVFGMPEAMARALGYPASPVSITDLEQLCSNPRGWASVGKDVWGSFKISKTNPNTSTTGLSAILMQSYEASGKTSDLTSADVAAAADFSRVFEECVIHYGDTTGKVLNTLYDETQNGAGGSGYVSAVALEETSLLNYNQGNPDSHTVQPGETLKPPKEKLVAIYPEGGSMWSDNPITVLGADWVTPEQTEAGNAFAAFLQTTAAQRILPEYGFRPLDESVPLGDLFTGEYGVDAAGPAITLPRPSVDVVSAAIDQWTQIRKPSSVLELIDISGSMDDPIGDGRSKLDGAIEGAQSTLSHFRSSDEVGVWAFTTDIESEAGKGIAVLRDVEPLGSDRESLDTSLDDLHYATRQGTPLYDSIALAYDNMVARAEPGRINAIVVLSDGQDTDSSISLDSLIAKISQASREGGDDAPVRIFPIAYGEGADSSALQRIAEATGGQWFDASDAAKIDLVFASVINNF